The Populus alba chromosome 4, ASM523922v2, whole genome shotgun sequence genome contains a region encoding:
- the LOC118042835 gene encoding cytosolic sulfotransferase 12: MSYSPNLQKPSNSSNHYEEDQQQQQQQIKSQSQKYEEIVSTLPKDQYGWLDGHYKIEGFWYDPVWAVGVLWAQENFQARSSDIILASFPKCGTTWLKALMFAIQKRNDRCLNDSTHPLLTTNPHKCVPYFELQAHEDDPFTYLDSLPSPRLLGTHVSYTSLPKSIINSGSKIVCICRDSKDVLVSMWKFVNKIRSGRNMRPLPLEEGFELFCNGVCLSGPFWDYNSEYWNASLERPNNVLFLKYEDLKKDTTFYVQKLAQFMERPFSVDEKSKGAVKDIIKLCSLENLSNLEVNKTGTFHLCSKAKVDNNAFFRRGNVGDSKTCLTPTMIKRLDEITKAKFRGSGLAI; this comes from the coding sequence ATGTCTTACTCTCCTAATCTTCAGAAACCTTCAAACAGTAGTAACCACTACGAAGAagatcaacaacaacaacaacaacagatcAAAAGCCAGTCCCAGAAATATGAAGAGATTGTTTCAACCCTTCCTAAGGATCAATATGGATGGTTGGATGGGCATTACAAGATTGAAGGATTTTGGTATGATCCTGTTTGGGCTGTTGGAGTTCTTTGGGCACAGGAAAACTTCCAGGCACGCTCTAGTGATATTATTTTGGCTTCATTTCCCAAGTGTGGCACCACATGGCTGAAGGCTCTCATGTTTGCCATCCAGAAGAGAAATGATCGTTGCCTCAACGATTCAACTCACCCTTTACTCACTACAAACCCCCATAAGTGTGTTCCGTATTTTGAGCTGCAAGCTCATGAAGATGACCCATTTACATACCTAGATTCTCTCCCCTCACCTAGGCTACTTGGCACACATGTCTCTTACACTTCATTGCCGAAATCCATCATAAATTCAGGTTCTAAGATTGTGTGTATTTGTCGGGACTCGAAAGATGTTTTGGTCTCCATGTGGAAGTTTGTCAATAAAATAAGATCTGGAAGGAACATGCGACCCCTGCCTCTGGAAGAAGGGTTTGAGCTTTTCTGTAATGGAGTTTGTCTTTCAGGACCCTTTTGGGACTACAATTCGGAGTACTGGAATGCAAGCTTAGAACGTCCGAATAATGTGCTTTTTCTCAAGTATGAGGATCTGAAGAAGGATACTACTTTTTACGTGCAGAAGCTGGCACAATTCATGGAACGTCCCTTTTCGGTGGATGAAAAAAGTAAAGGTGCCGTGAAAGACATAATAAAGCTATGTAGTCTTGAGAATTTGAGCAATCTGGAGGTGAATAAAACTGGAACGTTTCATCTGTGCTCCAAAGCAAAGGTGGACAACAATGCATTCTTCCGGCGAGGTAACGTCGGAGATTCGAAGACTTGTCTGACGCCTACGATGATCAAGCGACTTGATGAGATTACAAAGGCGAAGTTCAGAGGGTCTGGACTGGCAATTTAG
- the LOC118042825 gene encoding oxygen-evolving enhancer protein 3, chloroplastic, protein MAQAMASMAGLRGTSQAVLEGSLQLSGSNRLLNVPSNTTRVAVARPGLAVRAQQQVSGELETSRRAMLGLVAAGLASGSFVQVVLADALPIKLGPPPPPSGGLPGTLNSDEARDFDLPLKQRFFLQPLPPAEAAVRAKESAKDIVGVKTLIDQKAWPYVQNDLRLKAGYLRFDLNTVISAKSKDEKKSLKELTGKLFDTISNLDHAAKIKSTPEAEKYYAQTVSTLNDVLAKLG, encoded by the exons ATGGCACAAGCAATGGCATCGATGGCTGGTCTACGTGGAACATCTCAGGCTGTCCTTGAAGGTAGCCTCCAGCTAAGTGGTTCAAACAGGTTGTTGAACGTGCCTAGCAACACCACTCGCGTGGCCGTGGCACGCCCTGGGCTTGCTGTTAGAGCTCAGCAACAAGTGTCCGGTGAGCTTGAAACTAGCCGTAGGGCCATGTTGGGTCTTGTTGCTGCTGGTTTGGCTTCTGGTTCTTTTGTTCAAGTTGTTCTTGCTGATGCTCTTCCTATCAAACTTGGCCCTCCTCCCCCTCCTTCCGGTGGACTCC CTGGGACATTGAACTCTGATGAAGCAAGAGACTTTGATCTGCCACTGAAACAGAGGTTTTTCTTGCAACCACTTCCCCCAGCTGAGGCGGCGGTAAGGGCTAAGGAGTCAGCTAAGGACATTGTTGGTGTGAAAACTTTGATAGACCAGAAGGCTTGGCCTTATGTCCAAAATGATCTTCGTCTTAAGGCAGGATATCTTCGTTTTGACCTCAACACTGTTATCTCTGCTAAGTCCAAGGACGAGAAGAAATCCCTCAAGGAACTCACTGGAAAGCTCTTTGATACCATCAGCAAT CTGGACCATGCAGCAAAGATTAAGAGCACTCCTGAAGCTGAGAAGTACTATGCTCAGACTGTATCTACTCTGAATGATGTTCTTGCTAAGCTTGGTTAA